The Chitinophagales bacterium genome has a segment encoding these proteins:
- a CDS encoding phosphatase PAP2 family protein, whose translation MLDTLQLLDKKLFTLINSSCSNSFFDLIMPIIRNRYTWVPVYLFIFYSLIKQHKSKSIYFITYLALCFAITDFTNYYILKPFFHRLRPCHNEMLYVNLVLNHCGGKWSFPSSHAANHMAISAALIYMNISKNIFIKALILDWALLVGFAQIYVGVHYPFDILVGFSYGLFIASILYLVFRRKLNYTTTTI comes from the coding sequence ATGCTAGACACATTGCAATTATTAGATAAAAAATTGTTCACACTAATAAACAGTAGTTGTAGCAATAGTTTCTTCGATTTAATAATGCCAATTATAAGAAACAGATATACTTGGGTTCCTGTTTATCTTTTTATTTTTTACAGTTTAATCAAACAACATAAATCAAAATCAATTTATTTTATTACCTATTTAGCATTGTGTTTTGCTATAACAGACTTTACAAATTATTATATATTAAAACCTTTTTTTCATAGATTGCGACCATGTCATAACGAAATGTTATATGTCAATTTAGTACTCAATCATTGTGGTGGAAAATGGAGTTTTCCATCATCACATGCTGCTAATCATATGGCAATATCAGCAGCATTAATCTATATGAATATTAGTAAAAATATATTTATAAAAGCATTAATTTTAGATTGGGCATTACTCGTTGGCTTTGCACAAATTTATGTAGGCGTACACTATCCATTCGATATTCTAGTAGGTTTTAGCTACGGATTGTTTATAGCATCAATATTGTATTTAGTATTTAGAAGAAAATTAAACTACACTACTACTACTATCTAA
- a CDS encoding SDR family NAD(P)-dependent oxidoreductase: MTNNNKVMAILGAGDAISYAVAELFGSKGFKIALISRSNKHLDAMVEYMKKNKIIAFPFLADVADDASVRDAFEDIYEKLGDISVLHYNVSKIKNVNILDETHDSLTKDFKINASGLLTVYHEVMSDFEALNEGTILVTGASEALNPDINYGALSASKAALRNIVINLHHALKEKNIFVGTVCVNNITNINKENIPNIANAFWQLYTDRLEFEIAV; encoded by the coding sequence ATGACTAATAATAATAAAGTAATGGCAATTTTAGGTGCAGGCGATGCGATAAGCTATGCAGTTGCAGAATTATTTGGTAGCAAAGGTTTTAAAATTGCACTCATTTCTCGTAGCAACAAACATTTAGATGCTATGGTAGAATATATGAAAAAAAATAAAATTATTGCTTTTCCATTTTTAGCCGATGTTGCAGATGATGCTTCTGTTAGAGATGCTTTTGAAGACATTTATGAAAAATTAGGCGACATTAGTGTACTACACTATAATGTTTCTAAAATAAAAAATGTAAATATATTAGACGAAACACACGACAGCTTAACCAAAGATTTTAAAATAAATGCTAGTGGTTTGCTTACAGTTTACCACGAAGTAATGTCTGATTTTGAAGCACTAAACGAAGGTACTATTTTGGTAACTGGAGCAAGCGAAGCATTAAATCCTGATATAAATTATGGTGCATTATCTGCAAGTAAAGCGGCACTTAGAAATATAGTGATTAATTTACATCATGCATTAAAAGAAAAAAATATATTTGTAGGCACTGTGTGTGTAAACAACATCACCAATATCAATAAAGAGAATATACCCAATATAGCCAACGCATTTTGGCAATTGTATACTGATAGATTAGAATTTGAAATTGCGGTGTAA
- a CDS encoding class I SAM-dependent methyltransferase: MEKQKSWFEVWFNSPFYHILYKNRNVGEATAFIDNLIQKANVEYGTILDLACGKGRHAHYLAEKGFDVTGIDLSENSIDFANEMYHLDNLEFYVHDMRLPFRINYYDYVLNLFTSLGYFKNLKDNEKVFESVHLGLKEGGYFLIDFMNTELVINNLVEREEKKIDGIDFFIRREVYDGKIIKHIKIEQDENEVHLFKEEVQALMPHHFHQFLNNTHFSLVDEFGDYEFNKFNAKTSPRYILLAKKLNND, encoded by the coding sequence ATGGAAAAACAAAAGTCTTGGTTCGAAGTTTGGTTTAATTCTCCATTTTATCACATTTTATATAAAAACAGAAATGTAGGTGAAGCAACTGCATTTATTGATAATCTTATACAAAAAGCCAATGTAGAATATGGTACTATTTTAGATTTAGCTTGTGGAAAAGGAAGGCATGCACACTACTTGGCAGAAAAAGGATTTGATGTTACTGGAATTGATTTATCTGAAAATAGTATTGACTTTGCCAACGAGATGTATCACCTAGACAATTTAGAGTTTTATGTGCATGATATGCGTTTGCCATTTAGAATAAATTATTACGACTATGTCTTGAATTTATTTACTAGCTTAGGATATTTTAAAAACTTAAAAGACAATGAAAAAGTATTTGAAAGTGTTCATCTTGGATTAAAAGAAGGTGGCTATTTTCTCATTGATTTCATGAATACAGAACTAGTAATCAACAACTTAGTAGAAAGAGAAGAAAAGAAAATTGATGGTATTGATTTTTTTATTCGTAGAGAAGTTTACGACGGAAAAATCATTAAACACATTAAAATAGAACAAGATGAAAACGAAGTACATTTGTTTAAAGAAGAAGTACAAGCACTTATGCCACATCATTTTCATCAGTTTTTAAACAATACACATTTTTCATTGGTGGATGAATTTGGCGACTATGAATTCAACAAATTCAATGCTAAAACATCACCAAGATATATATTACTTGCTAAAAAATTAAACAATGACTAA
- a CDS encoding MATE family efflux transporter — protein MQIENSYKAIWQIAYPIILGSIAHSINQMVDTAFMGRVSTANLGASNLAGLYFFNLTFIATGFTRGCQVIIAKRAGENNLKAIGKTIDHLLIITLLLILSIYILLDISEEWIIPKLVHSTEIVDLSLDYLQIRKFGVPFILMCYGFNAFYSGIAKTKIITYASVIMALVNIGFGYLFIFGNFGFPKLGIKGAAISSIVAEFVMMMIYILYFIYQKYQKQFEAFQFKALETKLFKRITQLSSPIVLQNIIAISSWQVFFLCIEKVGQNELAASSILKSIYIFIGIPVWGFGATASTVVSNLIGQGKSNDILNSIKKVIILSVSLTMVANLMFLIFSNQYLHFFTNDQIVIDLFNQSKYVLSIGVFIFSFTLVLSQGIVGTGATTVTALFEFILSIFYISFCLYFIYYKRSGMLVSWLSEIIYWFGLFILSLWYLRSNHWKKYISYD, from the coding sequence ATGCAGATAGAAAATTCGTATAAAGCCATTTGGCAAATTGCCTATCCTATTATTCTAGGAAGCATTGCTCATAGCATTAACCAAATGGTTGATACTGCTTTTATGGGACGAGTGTCTACTGCAAATTTAGGAGCTTCTAATTTAGCTGGATTATATTTCTTTAATCTTACTTTTATAGCTACTGGATTTACTAGAGGTTGCCAAGTAATTATTGCTAAAAGAGCTGGCGAAAATAATTTAAAAGCAATTGGCAAAACAATAGACCATTTACTAATAATAACTTTACTACTCATACTTAGTATTTATATTTTATTAGATATTTCTGAAGAATGGATTATACCAAAACTAGTGCATTCTACTGAAATTGTTGATTTATCATTAGACTACTTACAAATTAGAAAATTTGGTGTTCCTTTTATTTTAATGTGCTACGGATTTAATGCTTTTTATAGTGGTATTGCTAAAACAAAAATCATTACTTATGCTAGTGTAATAATGGCTTTGGTAAATATTGGTTTTGGTTACTTATTTATTTTCGGAAATTTTGGGTTTCCTAAATTAGGCATTAAAGGTGCTGCAATTTCTAGTATTGTAGCAGAATTTGTAATGATGATGATTTATATATTATACTTCATCTATCAAAAATACCAAAAGCAGTTTGAAGCATTTCAATTTAAAGCATTAGAAACAAAATTATTTAAAAGAATAACACAACTCTCCTCGCCTATTGTACTACAAAATATTATTGCCATTAGTTCATGGCAAGTATTTTTTCTTTGTATAGAAAAAGTCGGACAAAATGAATTGGCTGCTTCTAGTATTTTAAAAAGCATTTATATATTTATAGGAATTCCAGTTTGGGGTTTTGGTGCAACAGCAAGTACGGTAGTCAGCAACTTAATAGGTCAAGGAAAAAGTAACGATATTCTAAACAGTATTAAAAAAGTAATTATACTAAGCGTATCATTAACTATGGTTGCCAATTTAATGTTCTTAATTTTCAGCAATCAATACTTACATTTTTTTACCAACGACCAAATTGTAATTGACTTATTCAATCAAAGTAAATATGTATTAAGCATAGGTGTTTTTATTTTTTCATTTACACTAGTATTATCACAAGGTATTGTTGGAACAGGAGCAACTACGGTTACTGCTTTGTTTGAATTTATATTGTCTATTTTTTACATCAGCTTTTGTTTGTATTTCATCTATTACAAAAGAAGTGGCATGCTAGTTTCTTGGCTAAGCGAAATTATTTATTGGTTCGGACTATTTATTTTATCACTTTGGTACTTAAGAAGTAATCATTGGAAAAAATACATTTCGTACGATTAA
- a CDS encoding SDR family oxidoreductase — protein MFQENLFQDKTILVTGGGSGIGYTIATEYLKLGATVFIASRNQEKIDKACSELSQLGNVHGLIADIREPEQVQALADKIKAHTDKLDILINNAGGQFPSAAENISFNGFKAVVNNNLLGTFNVTQVMAKTFFIPQQSGNIVNIIANIYKGFPGMAHTGAARAGVDNLTKTLAVEWSRFHLRVNAVAPGIIESSGLDQYPPQFLAGVTNVIPEKRMGTMQEVAWAVLFLSSPMASYINGETLYVDGANRLWGDQWKM, from the coding sequence ATGTTTCAAGAGAATCTATTCCAAGATAAAACAATTTTAGTTACTGGTGGCGGAAGTGGTATTGGCTATACTATTGCAACCGAATATTTAAAATTAGGTGCTACGGTTTTCATTGCTTCTCGAAATCAAGAAAAAATAGATAAAGCATGTAGTGAGTTGAGTCAACTTGGTAATGTTCACGGACTAATTGCAGACATTAGAGAACCTGAACAAGTACAAGCACTAGCAGATAAAATAAAAGCACATACTGATAAATTAGATATTTTAATCAATAATGCTGGTGGACAGTTTCCATCTGCTGCCGAAAATATTTCTTTCAACGGATTTAAAGCTGTGGTCAATAACAACTTATTAGGTACATTTAATGTAACACAAGTAATGGCTAAAACATTTTTCATTCCACAACAATCTGGAAATATTGTTAACATTATTGCCAATATTTATAAAGGATTTCCAGGCATGGCACATACAGGTGCTGCTAGAGCTGGCGTTGATAATTTGACTAAAACACTAGCAGTAGAATGGTCTAGATTTCATCTTAGAGTAAATGCTGTTGCACCAGGAATTATTGAAAGCTCTGGATTAGACCAATATCCACCACAATTTTTAGCTGGTGTTACTAATGTAATTCCTGAAAAAAGAATGGGAACCATGCAAGAAGTTGCTTGGGCAGTTTTGTTTTTATCTTCGCCAATGGCAAGTTATATTAATGGCGAAACTTTGTATGTTGATGGTGCGAACAGATTGTGGGGCGACCAGTGGAAGATGTAA
- a CDS encoding DMT family transporter: protein MQKEQQQLKGIVLVLLGAALYSTKAIFAKLIFPYGVDGLTILCLRMLFSLPFYIVILFWYNRKNKVSIAKKDYTDILIAGFFGYYLASYLDFYGLEFISASLERLILFIYPTIVLLFGKILYKRKTYSYQYVAIVITYIGVAIAFQSDLKYYTDNQATVKGAILVFLAAISYAFYLSKSENTIIKIGSIPFTAYSLIFSSIIVIIHYSIVHGLDLFHFPYQVYALSFIIATIATVLPTFIMAEGIKIIGSNNMSIIASIGPILTIFMATYFLKEPFTLQQLLGTILVILGILLISKANIKSKAKR, encoded by the coding sequence ATGCAAAAAGAGCAACAACAATTAAAAGGAATAGTGCTAGTATTACTAGGTGCTGCACTATATTCTACCAAAGCTATTTTTGCAAAACTCATTTTTCCATACGGTGTAGATGGCTTGACAATTCTATGCTTAAGAATGTTATTTTCTTTACCTTTTTATATTGTGATATTGTTTTGGTATAACAGAAAAAACAAAGTCAGTATTGCAAAAAAAGACTATACTGATATTTTAATTGCTGGTTTCTTTGGTTATTACTTAGCTAGCTATTTAGATTTTTATGGTTTAGAATTCATCTCAGCAAGCTTAGAACGATTAATATTATTTATCTATCCAACTATTGTCTTATTATTCGGAAAAATATTATATAAAAGAAAAACTTACTCTTATCAATATGTAGCAATAGTTATTACTTATATTGGTGTTGCCATTGCTTTTCAATCTGACTTAAAATACTATACCGATAATCAAGCAACTGTAAAAGGTGCAATACTCGTTTTTTTAGCAGCTATTTCTTATGCATTCTACTTGTCTAAAAGCGAAAACACCATTATAAAAATTGGTAGCATTCCATTTACTGCCTACTCTTTAATTTTTTCTAGCATTATAGTCATCATACATTACAGTATTGTTCATGGTTTAGATTTATTTCATTTTCCATATCAAGTATATGCTTTATCTTTTATTATAGCAACTATTGCTACCGTATTACCTACATTTATAATGGCAGAAGGTATTAAAATCATTGGTTCAAACAATATGTCAATCATAGCAAGTATAGGACCAATACTTACTATTTTTATGGCAACTTATTTTTTAAAAGAACCATTTACACTACAGCAATTACTAGGAACTATTTTAGTAATTCTAGGCATTTTACTCATCAGCAAAGCAAATATTAAATCAAAAGCTAAACGCTAA
- a CDS encoding ribonuclease H-like domain-containing protein, with protein MLQDININNLLIIDIETVPFAKSFDELNNYEQELWEEKKGKHRNEDENKSEFYFNNAGILAEFGKIVCISIATITNDGLFKQIKCNSFYGDDEKQVLIQFQAYLEKVFAQNSRTLLCGHNIKEFDIPYICRRLLINEMQLSSPLLNLQSKKPWEVALVDTMDQWKFGDYKNYISLKLLAYLLKVPSPKDDISGKDVGRVYWQENGLERIKKYCEKDVATVAQIVLKLKADDLIDGNNIIFS; from the coding sequence ATGCTACAAGATATCAACATCAACAACTTATTAATCATAGATATTGAAACGGTGCCATTTGCAAAAAGCTTTGATGAATTGAATAATTACGAACAAGAACTATGGGAAGAAAAGAAAGGAAAGCATAGAAACGAAGATGAAAATAAGTCGGAATTTTATTTTAATAATGCAGGAATCCTAGCAGAGTTTGGAAAAATAGTTTGCATTTCTATTGCTACAATTACAAATGATGGTTTATTTAAACAAATTAAATGTAATTCATTTTATGGTGATGATGAAAAACAAGTACTCATTCAATTTCAAGCATATTTAGAAAAAGTGTTTGCACAAAATTCAAGAACTTTACTTTGTGGTCACAACATCAAAGAGTTTGATATACCATATATTTGCAGACGATTACTCATTAACGAAATGCAATTGAGCAGTCCTTTGTTAAACTTACAATCTAAAAAACCTTGGGAAGTTGCTTTAGTTGATACTATGGATCAGTGGAAATTTGGCGATTATAAAAATTACATTTCACTTAAATTGTTAGCTTACTTATTAAAAGTGCCATCGCCAAAAGACGATATTTCTGGTAAAGATGTAGGCAGAGTATATTGGCAGGAAAATGGTTTAGAACGCATTAAAAAATATTGCGAAAAAGATGTAGCTACAGTAGCACAAATTGTGTTAAAGTTAAAAGCCGACGACTTAATAGATGGAAATAATATTATTTTTTCCTAA
- a CDS encoding ABC transporter ATP-binding protein: protein MSKLLEVQNLVTEFNTENGNVKAVNDVSFHINKKEVVGIVGESGSGKSVTSLSIMRLIPNPPGKITNGSIIYHEADDKSVDLTKISDEEMRKYRGNEISMIFQEPMTSLNPVFTCGNQVMEAIILHQKCSKKEAEEKTLQLFEQVKLPNPARILKAYPHQLSGGQKQRVMIAMAMSCQPKILIADEPTTALDVTVQKTILELIGDLSEETGMSTIFITHDLGVIAEIADRVIVMYKGKIVEQGSVLEIFSNPQHPYTKGLLACRPPLGKRLRKLPVIADFMTVEPDGTLVEKAANMEELIDAFVVTEAQTKARLEELHQGKKILEVQNLQTWFPSKTNFFGKATEYVKAVNNVSFDVYEGETLGLVGESGCGKTTLGRTILRLVEPTAGKAIFDGQDIFNLDNKSLKALREHMQIIFQDPYSSLNPRMTIGNAIMEPMIVHNKYSNDKERKEKVIELLEKVNLQADHFLRYPHEFSGGQRQRICIARALALNPKFIICDESVSALDVSVQAQVLNLLIELRKEFKFTYIFISHDLSVVKFMSDRMVVMNKGEIEEMGAADEIYNNPQKEYTKKLIAAIPKGNLADIKARFSTI from the coding sequence ATGAGTAAATTATTAGAAGTACAAAATTTAGTTACCGAGTTTAATACCGAAAATGGTAATGTTAAAGCAGTTAACGATGTTTCTTTTCATATCAATAAAAAGGAAGTAGTTGGTATAGTAGGTGAGTCAGGTTCTGGTAAATCAGTAACTTCTTTATCTATCATGCGATTGATTCCAAATCCACCAGGAAAAATTACAAACGGTTCTATCATTTATCACGAAGCTGATGATAAATCGGTTGATTTAACTAAAATTTCTGACGAAGAAATGCGTAAGTACAGAGGTAATGAAATATCTATGATTTTTCAAGAACCAATGACTTCTTTAAATCCAGTGTTTACTTGTGGCAATCAAGTGATGGAAGCCATTATACTACATCAAAAATGTTCAAAAAAAGAAGCAGAAGAAAAAACATTGCAACTATTTGAACAAGTAAAATTACCTAATCCAGCAAGAATTTTAAAAGCATATCCACATCAATTATCTGGTGGTCAAAAGCAAAGAGTAATGATTGCTATGGCAATGTCATGTCAACCAAAAATATTAATTGCAGATGAACCAACAACAGCTTTAGATGTTACCGTTCAAAAAACCATACTAGAATTAATTGGCGATTTGAGCGAAGAAACAGGCATGTCTACCATTTTTATTACACACGATTTAGGTGTAATTGCAGAAATAGCAGATAGAGTTATTGTAATGTACAAAGGTAAAATTGTAGAGCAAGGTTCGGTTTTAGAAATCTTTTCAAATCCACAACATCCATACACCAAAGGACTTTTAGCTTGTCGTCCACCATTAGGTAAAAGATTAAGAAAATTACCAGTTATTGCTGATTTCATGACAGTAGAACCAGATGGAACGCTAGTAGAAAAAGCAGCTAACATGGAAGAATTGATTGATGCTTTTGTAGTAACTGAAGCTCAAACCAAAGCACGATTGGAAGAATTACATCAAGGTAAAAAAATATTAGAAGTACAAAATTTGCAAACATGGTTTCCATCTAAAACGAATTTTTTTGGAAAAGCAACCGAGTATGTAAAAGCTGTAAATAATGTTTCTTTTGATGTTTACGAAGGTGAAACTTTAGGATTGGTTGGCGAATCTGGTTGTGGTAAAACAACTTTAGGTAGAACTATTTTGCGTTTGGTTGAACCAACAGCAGGAAAAGCTATTTTTGATGGTCAAGATATTTTTAATCTCGATAATAAATCGTTGAAAGCTTTACGCGAACACATGCAAATTATTTTTCAAGATCCATATTCTTCATTAAATCCAAGAATGACTATTGGCAATGCCATTATGGAACCAATGATTGTGCATAATAAATACAGCAACGACAAAGAACGAAAGGAAAAAGTAATAGAGTTACTAGAAAAAGTAAACTTACAAGCTGATCACTTTTTAAGATATCCTCACGAATTTTCTGGTGGTCAGCGACAAAGAATTTGTATAGCAAGAGCATTGGCATTAAATCCTAAATTTATTATTTGCGATGAGTCGGTTTCTGCATTAGATGTTTCCGTTCAAGCACAAGTATTAAATCTATTGATTGAGTTGAGAAAAGAGTTTAAATTTACTTATATATTTATTTCTCACGATTTATCTGTAGTGAAATTTATGAGCGATAGAATGGTAGTAATGAACAAAGGCGAAATTGAAGAAATGGGTGCAGCTGATGAAATCTATAACAATCCACAAAAAGAATACACTAAGAAACTAATTGCAGCCATTCCAAAAGGTAACTTAGCAGATATTAAAGCAAGATTTTCAACCATCTAA
- a CDS encoding NAD(P)-dependent oxidoreductase: MTAFKNKTVFISGGTRGIGHAIGLKLAQAGANIVIAAKTVTPHPKLPGTIFTAAEDMTQAGGNGLAIECDIRDEAAVDSAIAKTVETFGSIDILINNASAINLSPTTALDMKRYDLMQDINTRGTFLCSKKCIPHLLKSENPHILMLSPPLSSINERWFAPHLGYSIAKFGMSLCVLGLAGEFKNKIAVNALWPRTTIATAAVQNLLGGDTMVKHSRKPEILADAAYHILQKDKTISGNFFIDDEVLANEGITDLSEYAVDNTVELMPDFFV, translated from the coding sequence ATGACAGCTTTTAAAAATAAAACAGTTTTTATTTCTGGAGGAACAAGAGGTATTGGTCATGCTATTGGATTGAAATTAGCACAAGCAGGAGCCAATATTGTAATTGCAGCTAAAACAGTTACACCACATCCAAAATTACCTGGTACTATTTTTACTGCTGCCGAAGATATGACACAAGCTGGTGGCAATGGTTTGGCAATTGAATGTGATATTAGAGACGAAGCAGCTGTTGATAGTGCTATTGCTAAAACAGTAGAAACTTTTGGTAGCATAGATATATTAATTAATAATGCATCTGCTATTAATTTATCGCCAACTACAGCACTAGATATGAAACGCTACGATTTAATGCAAGATATTAATACGCGTGGTACTTTTCTATGTTCTAAAAAGTGCATACCACATTTATTAAAATCAGAAAATCCACATATATTAATGCTATCACCACCATTAAGTAGTATTAATGAACGATGGTTTGCACCACATTTAGGTTATTCTATAGCCAAATTTGGTATGAGTTTATGTGTATTGGGATTAGCAGGTGAGTTTAAAAATAAAATTGCAGTTAATGCATTGTGGCCAAGAACAACAATTGCGACAGCAGCAGTACAAAATTTATTAGGTGGCGATACTATGGTAAAACATTCAAGAAAACCAGAAATATTAGCAGATGCTGCATATCATATATTACAAAAAGACAAAACTATTTCAGGTAACTTTTTTATTGATGACGAAGTTTTAGCCAATGAAGGTATTACCGACCTAAGCGAATACGCAGTAGACAATACAGTAGAACTCATGCCTGATTTTTTTGTGTAA
- the cas2 gene encoding CRISPR-associated endonuclease Cas2 → MYYNAYQIMWVIVLFDLPTETKLDRKRYTKFRKQLTTDGFGMFQFSAYIRHCSSRENAVVHINRVKMNLPPNGHIGILTITDKQFSSMEIYYGKKEVEKPKVPQQLELF, encoded by the coding sequence ATGTATTATAATGCTTATCAAATTATGTGGGTAATCGTTTTATTTGACTTGCCAACTGAAACCAAGTTGGACAGAAAAAGATATACCAAATTCAGAAAACAACTAACAACAGATGGTTTTGGTATGTTTCAATTCTCTGCTTATATACGACATTGTTCTAGTAGAGAAAATGCAGTAGTGCATATTAATAGAGTAAAGATGAACTTGCCACCAAACGGACATATTGGTATTTTAACCATTACCGACAAACAGTTTAGCAGTATGGAAATTTACTACGGAAAAAAAGAAGTAGAAAAGCCAAAAGTACCACAGCAATTAGAGTTATTTTAG
- the cas1 gene encoding type II CRISPR-associated endonuclease Cas1: MIKRTIYLGNKAYISVKEQQLIIKKDDAENSVPIEDIGVLVLDNFQITITHAVLHKLLENNVALITCNDKHHPIGLQLNLDGHTQQSEKFNHQIEASIPLKKQLWQQTVIAKIKNQATLLALYQLPNQKLIAYSKNVLSGDSSNEEAKAAKYYWKHLFNEEDEFFYRHRFGDYPNNFLNYGYAILRATVARGLVASGLLPTLGIFHSNKYNAYCLADDIMEPYRPFVDKLVKELLYLYPEEQELTTSMKAQLLQIPALDIIIDNKKSPLMVGLQRTTASLAQCFEGSTKKIIYPNLL, encoded by the coding sequence ATGATAAAACGAACCATATATCTAGGCAATAAAGCTTACATTAGTGTAAAAGAGCAACAACTCATCATTAAAAAAGACGATGCTGAAAACTCAGTTCCAATAGAAGATATAGGCGTTTTAGTTTTAGATAACTTTCAAATCACCATTACTCATGCAGTGCTACACAAGCTACTAGAAAATAATGTAGCACTAATTACTTGTAACGACAAACATCATCCAATTGGCTTACAACTCAACTTAGATGGACACACACAACAAAGCGAAAAATTCAATCATCAAATAGAAGCATCTATTCCACTAAAAAAACAATTGTGGCAACAAACAGTCATTGCAAAAATTAAAAATCAAGCTACACTATTAGCACTTTATCAACTTCCCAATCAAAAATTAATAGCGTATAGCAAAAATGTACTAAGTGGAGATAGTAGTAACGAAGAAGCCAAAGCAGCCAAATATTATTGGAAGCATTTATTTAACGAAGAAGACGAATTCTTTTATAGACACCGATTTGGCGACTATCCAAACAACTTTTTAAACTATGGATATGCCATTTTAAGAGCAACAGTAGCAAGAGGTTTGGTAGCATCAGGTTTATTACCTACACTCGGAATATTTCACAGCAACAAATACAATGCTTATTGTTTAGCAGATGATATTATGGAACCATACCGACCTTTTGTAGATAAATTAGTAAAAGAATTATTATACTTATATCCAGAAGAACAAGAACTCACTACCTCAATGAAAGCACAATTACTACAAATTCCAGCATTAGATATTATAATTGACAATAAAAAAAGTCCACTCATGGTTGGTTTACAAAGAACCACAGCATCATTAGCACAATGTTTTGAAGGAAGTACTAAAAAAATTATCTATCCAAACTTATTATAG